The following proteins come from a genomic window of Polycladomyces subterraneus:
- a CDS encoding alkaline phosphatase D family protein, which produces MSAAPAGSKPSPPRVPCSFRPFRIRFLRRLHERLLPCIPNAGGGGTGFRHHIYESVGDPQYQSPLPDRQIHLPSGKSKAFTLEDYRKLYQTYRSDPDLQRLHERHAVIAIWDDHEFANDTYFPAVAPDDSLESDPPRRLTANRVWFEHMPARVTFDETQSFDRSIRIYRSFTWGDLAEFVLTDQRLYRSAHPCGEKVLGERYLSTGCPRMNDPDQTMLGKDQKSWFLDRMTSATALWKIWANKVQFTPLKLFGQYLNLDAWDGYAGERRQLTKALKKAGIRNWIAITGDLHTFEANLIHEDYGNTSDEQTVGVELMVGSVTSSNLNEMVQQTIRGSISGSNPLPLSAIKQILADVYGPVSSLSEDIMDKAIRQLSDKIPGSNGLTAPHTVTP; this is translated from the coding sequence ATGTCAGCCGCACCGGCCGGTTCCAAACCCTCCCCGCCACGGGTGCCCTGTTCGTTCCGCCCGTTTCGGATACGTTTCCTGCGCCGATTACACGAACGGCTACTACCATGCATACCGAACGCTGGCGGAGGAGGAACTGGATTTCGTCATCACATATACGAGTCGGTCGGCGATCCCCAGTACCAAAGCCCGCTACCCGACCGGCAAATCCATCTGCCCAGCGGGAAATCAAAAGCATTCACCCTGGAAGATTACCGAAAACTATATCAAACCTACAGATCCGATCCCGACCTGCAACGCCTGCACGAACGACATGCCGTGATCGCCATCTGGGATGATCACGAATTTGCCAACGACACGTATTTCCCGGCCGTTGCTCCCGACGACAGTCTGGAATCCGATCCACCGCGCCGGTTGACGGCCAACCGCGTATGGTTTGAGCACATGCCGGCACGTGTCACCTTTGACGAAACGCAATCATTTGACCGTTCCATCCGCATTTATCGTTCCTTTACCTGGGGAGACCTGGCCGAATTCGTGTTGACAGACCAGCGGCTGTATCGAAGCGCCCACCCGTGCGGAGAAAAGGTATTGGGCGAACGCTATCTTTCTACCGGTTGTCCCCGCATGAACGATCCGGACCAGACGATGTTGGGGAAGGATCAAAAATCTTGGTTCCTCGATCGGATGACATCCGCCACGGCATTGTGGAAAATCTGGGCCAATAAAGTTCAGTTCACCCCTTTAAAGCTGTTCGGACAGTATCTCAATCTGGATGCGTGGGACGGATACGCGGGCGAACGCCGTCAGTTGACAAAGGCACTGAAAAAAGCGGGCATTCGCAATTGGATCGCCATAACGGGTGATTTGCACACCTTTGAAGCCAACTTGATCCATGAAGATTACGGCAACACATCCGATGAACAGACGGTGGGTGTGGAACTGATGGTCGGGTCAGTCACCTCTTCCAATTTGAATGAAATGGTGCAACAAACGATCCGGGGATCGATCTCCGGCTCCAATCCGCTGCCGCTTTCGGCTATCAAACAGATACTTGCCGACGTTTACGGCCCGGTGTCGTCCTTGTCCGAGGACATCATGGACAAAGCGATTCGCCAGTTGTCCGATAAAATCCCTGGATCAAACGGTTTGACAGCACCACACACGGTTACGCCGTGA
- a CDS encoding M24 family metallopeptidase: MQVRLEKLSSWLKQESINAAFLTSTANVFYLSGFLCHPHERLLGQFVFPDTEPLLICPQMEVKQAKNAGWSYEILGYSDTQNPWEMIRDALISRKIQPDGVRTLAVEKDHLSYRRAEALMSILPGVRFVSAEDQMHQLRMIKDSKEIGIMREAARLADYGVEVGISALKEGVTEMEVVAVIEKELKYKGIQGMAFSTMVLFGEKSGLPHGTSGNRQLQEGDLVLFDLGVVLEGYCSDITRTVAYRLAGEQQQEIYETVLQAQLNALDVCKPGTPIGELDKAARDVIEKAGYGNHFPHRLGHGLGIEVHEFPSLISTNTQLLQPGMAFTVEPGIYVEGVGGVRIEDDVIITEEGCEILTGFSKELLIIR, translated from the coding sequence ATGCAGGTGCGTTTGGAGAAACTTTCCTCTTGGCTCAAACAGGAATCGATCAATGCCGCGTTCCTCACCTCTACTGCCAATGTATTCTACCTGTCCGGATTTCTTTGTCATCCGCATGAACGGTTGTTGGGGCAGTTTGTCTTCCCCGATACCGAACCACTGTTGATCTGTCCACAAATGGAAGTGAAACAGGCCAAAAATGCCGGTTGGTCTTATGAGATCTTGGGCTACAGCGATACCCAAAATCCGTGGGAAATGATCCGAGATGCGCTCATCTCCCGAAAGATCCAACCAGACGGGGTGCGCACTCTGGCTGTGGAAAAGGATCATCTCTCCTACCGCCGTGCGGAGGCACTGATGTCCATCCTGCCGGGTGTCCGGTTCGTTTCGGCGGAAGATCAGATGCATCAGCTGCGGATGATCAAAGATTCAAAGGAGATCGGCATCATGCGGGAAGCAGCCCGCTTGGCCGATTATGGTGTAGAAGTGGGAATCTCCGCTTTGAAAGAAGGCGTCACTGAGATGGAAGTGGTCGCCGTGATCGAGAAGGAGTTGAAATACAAGGGGATTCAGGGCATGGCTTTCTCCACAATGGTGCTGTTTGGAGAAAAGTCCGGCCTGCCGCACGGCACATCAGGCAACCGACAGCTGCAGGAGGGAGATTTGGTCTTGTTCGACCTAGGGGTCGTACTGGAAGGTTACTGTTCGGACATCACTCGCACCGTCGCATATCGCTTGGCCGGAGAACAGCAGCAGGAAATCTATGAAACGGTGTTGCAAGCGCAGCTAAACGCGCTGGACGTATGCAAACCCGGAACTCCCATCGGAGAATTGGACAAGGCTGCACGGGACGTGATCGAAAAAGCGGGTTACGGCAACCATTTTCCCCATCGGCTCGGCCATGGTCTCGGCATCGAGGTACACGAGTTTCCTTCATTGATCAGTACTAATACGCAACTCCTGCAACCGGGCATGGCCTTCACCGTGGAACCAGGCATTTACGTGGAAGGCGTCGGGGGTGTGCGGATCGAGGATGACGTGATCATTACCGAAGAGGGATGCGAGATTCTGACCGGATTTTCCAAAGAATTGCTGATCATCCGTTAA
- a CDS encoding threonine ammonia-lyase, producing the protein MSITLQEVMKARSRISSYIRHTPLEYTETLSQLYNADIYFKLENLQVTGSFKPRGSLNKLLTLDQTQQTRGVIAPSAGNHGIGLAYASSKLGIPAYVYLPQDTDRGKIKTLNQYGVSLKFFDSIESARQAAMKDAEEEGYIFLSAYNDRSVIAANGTIALEILEDLPDVDTVIVCVGGGGLASGIGTVLKAVNPSIEVWGVQTTNSPTLAVWFEQGKVTPVDLKPSIAEGLSGPIDPDTITFPIIQKCVDRILTVTDAEIIDAMKIMINEHRYIVEPSGAAGIAALHRYSEELSKRKIAVTVTGRNISWNRLQNLIK; encoded by the coding sequence ATGTCTATTACACTTCAAGAAGTAATGAAAGCTCGTTCGCGTATTAGTTCCTATATACGGCATACTCCGCTGGAGTACACCGAAACGTTAAGCCAGCTTTACAATGCAGATATTTATTTTAAACTAGAGAACCTGCAGGTTACGGGAAGTTTCAAACCACGTGGATCACTGAACAAACTCCTTACCTTAGATCAAACGCAACAAACACGAGGTGTTATCGCTCCCTCAGCTGGGAACCATGGAATCGGTTTGGCTTATGCCTCGTCCAAATTAGGCATACCGGCCTATGTTTATCTACCACAGGATACTGATAGAGGAAAAATAAAAACCTTGAACCAATACGGTGTTTCCCTTAAGTTTTTTGATTCAATTGAATCGGCGAGACAAGCAGCTATGAAGGATGCCGAAGAAGAGGGATACATCTTCTTATCTGCTTATAATGATCGTTCAGTGATAGCGGCAAATGGAACAATTGCATTAGAAATATTAGAGGACTTACCTGATGTAGATACAGTCATTGTCTGTGTAGGTGGCGGAGGACTTGCTTCAGGAATAGGAACGGTTCTCAAAGCTGTTAATCCTTCGATTGAAGTTTGGGGAGTGCAAACGACCAATAGTCCTACACTGGCTGTTTGGTTTGAGCAAGGAAAAGTTACACCCGTGGATCTTAAACCCTCGATCGCGGAAGGATTAAGCGGTCCCATTGATCCGGATACGATCACATTCCCTATCATACAAAAATGTGTTGACCGTATATTAACTGTTACAGACGCCGAAATTATCGATGCAATGAAAATCATGATAAACGAACATCGGTATATTGTTGAACCCTCAGGGGCAGCAGGTATAGCCGCCCTACATCGATATTCGGAAGAACTTAGCAAACGCAAAATAGCAGTCACTGTTACTGGGCGTAACATTTCTTGGAATAGACTACAAAACCTAATTAAGTAA
- a CDS encoding DUF4179 domain-containing protein, whose amino-acid sequence MNCFADEVLWEFLERGSSDKDEVLKHIQHCRNCQKRLEELKAEQAELRQAASQVQLLDESFVGEVMKRIAELDEKESVKVNRKSAGRFRRWKWFGTVAAGLAVAVFIGALVSPTFASYLPLFRQFVQVQEQDMNKLYRKEDIKVTDKGLTVHVKQIVADSTQLMVFYQIEDSRGKVLPIYHHWIRYPYLVLDDGSGQPQVGGFRPGGYPGKDVDKATWAVLVFDLNKVKHKDRLVLKLDTKQVGSVKGSWKLNVPIDLSKLKGTVREVVIGKTLEAQGVRVTLKKIKYTPLGTFLELDRQISPQLRNQYEQTYGPKFARFALGDVDYGFRILDETGKVLVEKEAGIEGRFHMMDKYGAHIYEKLDNYLFQPFPHNKRLTFELTAIARVEPAPLTLTFDPRKLPAKVEDGQGNSLTVTFAAIKPKSFYIQNAPQKKVFAFYVKGYLKENYFPSYQMTMAVMDENGKRYWPLGGVGMKKRGTGEEMTGTFIVDEISQLPQKITLQPFWVKKYEGLSVKAELPVNP is encoded by the coding sequence ATGAATTGCTTTGCTGATGAGGTGTTGTGGGAGTTCCTCGAAAGGGGTTCTTCGGATAAGGATGAGGTTCTAAAGCATATCCAGCACTGCCGCAATTGCCAGAAACGTCTGGAAGAACTGAAGGCTGAACAGGCCGAACTCCGGCAAGCAGCCAGTCAGGTGCAACTACTGGATGAGTCGTTTGTCGGGGAAGTGATGAAACGGATCGCGGAACTGGACGAAAAGGAGAGTGTGAAAGTGAACCGTAAGTCGGCAGGAAGATTCCGCAGGTGGAAATGGTTCGGCACCGTCGCGGCTGGGCTGGCCGTAGCCGTCTTCATCGGAGCCCTGGTTTCGCCCACCTTTGCGTCGTATCTCCCGTTGTTCCGCCAGTTTGTCCAGGTTCAGGAGCAGGATATGAACAAGCTGTACCGCAAGGAAGACATCAAGGTGACGGACAAGGGGCTCACCGTTCATGTGAAGCAGATTGTGGCCGACTCCACCCAGCTGATGGTCTTCTACCAGATCGAAGACAGTCGGGGGAAGGTGCTCCCAATCTATCATCACTGGATTCGTTACCCTTACCTAGTGCTGGATGACGGAAGCGGCCAGCCACAGGTGGGGGGATTTCGTCCGGGTGGATATCCGGGTAAGGATGTGGACAAGGCCACCTGGGCCGTGCTAGTGTTCGACCTGAACAAGGTGAAACACAAGGACCGGCTCGTCCTCAAGCTTGACACGAAACAGGTTGGAAGCGTCAAGGGCTCTTGGAAGCTGAACGTACCCATCGATCTCAGCAAGCTGAAAGGCACTGTCCGTGAAGTAGTGATTGGAAAAACCTTGGAAGCGCAGGGTGTCCGGGTGACGCTGAAGAAGATCAAGTACACGCCGCTCGGCACTTTCCTGGAACTGGACCGGCAGATTTCCCCGCAGCTGAGGAACCAGTACGAACAAACTTACGGCCCGAAGTTCGCCCGTTTCGCCCTGGGGGACGTCGACTACGGGTTCCGCATTTTGGATGAGACCGGCAAGGTGCTGGTGGAGAAAGAAGCAGGGATTGAAGGAAGATTCCATATGATGGATAAGTATGGGGCGCATATTTATGAAAAGCTCGATAACTACTTGTTCCAGCCGTTCCCTCACAACAAGCGCCTCACCTTTGAGCTGACGGCGATCGCCCGAGTGGAGCCTGCACCGCTCACCCTGACGTTTGACCCGCGCAAGCTGCCGGCCAAAGTGGAAGATGGGCAAGGAAACAGCCTGACTGTCACATTCGCGGCGATCAAGCCGAAGTCGTTTTATATCCAGAATGCTCCCCAGAAAAAAGTGTTCGCGTTTTATGTCAAGGGGTACTTGAAGGAGAACTATTTTCCCTCCTACCAAATGACTATGGCTGTAATGGATGAAAACGGGAAAAGATACTGGCCTTTAGGAGGCGTAGGCATGAAGAAGAGAGGAACGGGCGAGGAGATGACAGGGACGTTTATCGTCGATGAAATTTCACAGCTGCCACAAAAGATCACCCTGCAGCCGTTTTGGGTGAAGAAATATGAAGGCTTGTCCGTCAAGGCGGAGCTGCCTGTCAACCCGTAA
- a CDS encoding RNA polymerase sigma factor has protein sequence MDDVQIVERVLDGDRDAFSHLVRKYMNAVYAMLLRMVHHEEEARDLAQECFIRAYRKLHQFDPARSFVTWLFQIARNACVDEWRQKKGNMATLLETDVPEKKTPEQIVVENEEREEMAEWIRALPPHYQAVLLLRYRHDFSYQEIAEILEISPRDVANRLHRARKKLREMRDRNQRREIRDELLC, from the coding sequence GTGGATGACGTACAAATCGTGGAGCGGGTGCTGGACGGAGACCGGGACGCGTTCAGCCACCTCGTCCGGAAATACATGAATGCTGTGTATGCCATGCTGCTCAGAATGGTTCATCACGAAGAGGAGGCCCGGGACCTCGCGCAGGAATGCTTCATCCGGGCATACCGGAAACTACACCAGTTCGACCCGGCGCGCAGCTTTGTCACCTGGCTGTTTCAGATCGCCCGAAATGCCTGCGTGGATGAATGGCGCCAAAAGAAAGGAAACATGGCCACGTTACTGGAAACGGACGTACCCGAAAAGAAAACGCCGGAACAGATCGTAGTGGAAAATGAGGAGCGAGAAGAGATGGCCGAATGGATTCGGGCGCTCCCTCCGCATTACCAGGCAGTGCTCTTGCTTCGGTATCGGCACGATTTCAGTTACCAGGAAATCGCAGAAATCCTGGAGATCTCCCCGCGCGATGTGGCCAACCGGCTTCACCGGGCGAGAAAGAAGCTTCGGGAGATGAGGGACCGGAATCAAAGGAGGGAGATCAGGGATGAATTGCTTTGCTGA
- a CDS encoding amidase domain-containing protein, with product MKRKVLFLMGLVVVVGLGTAYAFSDTLFGGPSKSVKKTESVPMTAVTNEPEDQGKNLDEELSAVKENTDGQQAKGKKLSYYANYSVNKEEIKREHQEAIRISEDRLKKNKLDIKPDLDDPKYRDFIKGMATDLASYSKEEREKIIQYARDVDRYEDQEKNKRINELEKKLTAGEKLTGAELAELRDLLPNKKGNLPMTLERSPKSGKESVKGSPDTVKGSEPKSQPKQSPDQQEGEGVSTQPAPADRSGQETNPGQTATPEQPATDDQQNATGGNQGETTAPNQNNGETNQSEPNQGTADREQRAPDQSGTAPTGEAPGSTAPNEQGHSNDGGTVQPQPGDDQNEGTAPSSRLIPYDRQAARDYAYQWWNKRNNEQYGYYSRVSGGCYSCWYDCTDFASQVMKAGGLVEWKNTNYWYYSDKKPSYSWGVANSLYKHLKFRAKPVRSMFDLKIGDVVQADLDGDGDIDHSAVVTKVTPTEVYITQHTTDKKDNPLSLWILYGFKVYGWDIQSANYAAPTGN from the coding sequence TTGAAGAGAAAGGTTTTGTTCCTGATGGGGTTGGTGGTCGTTGTCGGCTTGGGAACGGCTTATGCCTTTTCCGACACATTGTTTGGTGGACCGTCCAAATCGGTCAAAAAGACGGAGTCGGTACCGATGACGGCTGTGACGAATGAACCAGAGGATCAAGGGAAAAACTTGGATGAGGAGTTGTCCGCGGTTAAGGAGAATACCGACGGGCAGCAGGCAAAAGGGAAAAAGCTCTCTTATTATGCCAACTATTCGGTCAACAAGGAAGAGATCAAACGCGAACACCAGGAAGCGATTCGAATCTCAGAAGATCGCCTCAAAAAGAATAAGTTGGACATCAAGCCAGACCTGGATGATCCGAAATACCGCGATTTCATCAAGGGGATGGCGACGGATCTCGCTTCGTACAGCAAAGAAGAGCGAGAAAAGATCATTCAGTACGCCCGAGACGTGGACCGCTATGAAGACCAAGAGAAGAACAAGCGGATCAACGAGTTGGAAAAGAAGCTGACTGCCGGTGAAAAATTGACGGGAGCCGAACTGGCGGAACTGAGGGATCTTTTGCCGAACAAAAAAGGGAATTTACCCATGACCCTGGAGCGCTCGCCGAAATCCGGCAAAGAATCAGTGAAAGGGTCTCCGGATACGGTCAAAGGGTCCGAACCGAAGTCCCAACCGAAACAAAGCCCTGATCAACAAGAGGGAGAAGGTGTCTCCACCCAACCAGCTCCGGCGGATAGAAGCGGTCAGGAAACCAATCCGGGACAAACTGCAACTCCGGAACAACCTGCAACCGATGACCAGCAAAATGCGACCGGAGGCAATCAGGGGGAAACTACAGCACCGAATCAAAACAATGGTGAAACCAACCAAAGTGAACCCAACCAAGGAACCGCCGATCGGGAACAACGCGCTCCGGATCAATCAGGCACCGCACCGACCGGGGAAGCACCGGGTTCCACCGCGCCCAATGAGCAAGGGCACAGCAACGACGGCGGAACAGTGCAACCCCAACCGGGAGACGATCAAAACGAGGGTACTGCACCTTCGTCCCGCCTGATCCCTTACGACCGTCAAGCGGCACGTGATTACGCGTACCAATGGTGGAACAAACGGAACAATGAGCAATATGGCTATTACAGCCGGGTCAGCGGCGGATGCTACAGCTGTTGGTACGATTGCACCGATTTTGCTTCGCAGGTGATGAAAGCGGGGGGATTAGTGGAATGGAAAAACACGAACTACTGGTATTACAGCGATAAGAAACCGTCCTATTCTTGGGGTGTGGCCAACAGCTTGTACAAGCACCTGAAATTCCGCGCAAAACCAGTGCGGTCGATGTTTGACCTGAAAATCGGCGATGTGGTGCAGGCCGATCTGGACGGCGACGGCGACATCGACCATTCAGCTGTGGTGACGAAAGTAACACCGACCGAGGTGTACATCACTCAGCACACCACGGATAAAAAGGACAACCCGTTGAGCCTGTGGATCTTGTACGGGTTCAAAGTGTACGGTTGGGATATTCAATCGGCCAACTACGCGGCACCGACCGGTAACTAA
- a CDS encoding TetR/AcrR family transcriptional regulator, producing MSTKQRIQQVAIRLFAEHGYEGASLSMIAREVGIRKPSIYAFFESKEALFLSVFEEIMKAHFANTQKLFASLRDKTVEERLYQLLTNGLTYASEHGDAFAFYQRAMLFSPPALHEKIRDRFLEAETWLTDVLRDCFKEGIQTGVIRETNLDDLIASFLCLLDGVLIQLFYYGPEMLRRRIDGIWRIYWRQAYWKWCGPSD from the coding sequence TTGTCCACCAAACAGCGTATTCAACAAGTCGCGATTCGCCTTTTTGCCGAACATGGCTACGAAGGCGCCTCCCTTTCGATGATCGCTCGGGAGGTGGGCATTCGAAAGCCTTCCATCTACGCTTTTTTTGAAAGCAAAGAGGCCTTGTTTCTGTCCGTCTTTGAAGAGATCATGAAGGCACATTTTGCCAATACACAGAAGTTGTTCGCTTCTTTGCGAGACAAAACGGTGGAAGAGCGATTGTACCAGCTGTTGACGAACGGCCTGACCTACGCATCCGAACATGGTGACGCGTTTGCGTTTTACCAACGTGCCATGCTGTTCTCTCCTCCCGCTTTACATGAGAAGATCCGGGATCGGTTTTTAGAAGCCGAAACCTGGTTGACAGACGTCCTGCGGGATTGCTTCAAAGAAGGAATCCAAACGGGCGTCATTCGCGAGACCAATCTTGATGACCTGATCGCCTCATTCCTTTGTTTGTTGGATGGCGTACTGATTCAGCTGTTCTACTACGGACCGGAAATGCTCCGCCGACGCATTGACGGCATTTGGCGGATCTACTGGCGGCAGGCATATTGGAAGTGGTGTGGGCCATCGGACTAA
- a CDS encoding DMT family transporter — MLEVVWAIGLKYQKTIPSAVTIGSMIGSFLLLSTSLKTLPVGTAYAIWTGIGAAGTVLVGMLFFGEPKTALRLVFLMLIVSGIVGLKLTSAH, encoded by the coding sequence ATATTGGAAGTGGTGTGGGCCATCGGACTAAAGTATCAAAAAACGATCCCGTCTGCTGTGACCATCGGGAGCATGATCGGCAGTTTTTTGTTGTTATCCACCTCATTGAAAACGTTGCCTGTCGGCACAGCGTATGCCATATGGACGGGGATCGGGGCGGCAGGTACGGTATTGGTGGGTATGTTGTTTTTTGGAGAGCCCAAAACCGCGCTCCGATTGGTATTTTTGATGTTGATCGTCAGCGGAATTGTGGGACTCAAACTGACATCGGCTCATTGA
- the sigK gene encoding RNA polymerase sporulation sigma factor SigK translates to MPEILAALAMMLREAVLFVSYIKNNAFPQPLSEEEEEKHLRLMAQGDKKARNTLIEHNLRLVAHIVKKFENTGEDSEDLISIGTIGLIKAIESYQTDKGTKLATYAARCIENEILMHLRSLKKARKDVSLHDPIGTDKEGNEITLIDVLGTERDEVMDLVQMKIEKKKIYGHLHILDEREQEVIKSRFGLSGEDEKTQREIAKELGISRSYVSRIEKRALIKLFHEFYRVKSGQ, encoded by the coding sequence GTGCCAGAAATATTGGCGGCTTTGGCAATGATGCTGAGGGAAGCAGTTCTGTTTGTCTCGTACATCAAAAACAATGCATTTCCCCAACCTCTCTCGGAAGAGGAGGAAGAAAAGCATCTCAGGCTCATGGCCCAAGGGGATAAGAAAGCACGCAACACCTTGATCGAACACAATTTGCGGTTGGTTGCCCACATCGTTAAAAAGTTCGAAAATACGGGAGAGGATTCGGAAGACCTGATTTCCATCGGTACGATCGGTCTCATCAAGGCCATTGAGTCCTACCAAACTGACAAGGGCACCAAATTGGCCACCTATGCAGCACGATGCATTGAGAATGAGATTCTGATGCATCTGCGGTCGCTCAAAAAGGCCAGGAAAGATGTCTCCCTGCACGACCCGATCGGAACCGACAAAGAGGGGAATGAAATCACCCTCATTGATGTATTGGGTACCGAACGGGATGAAGTGATGGATTTGGTACAGATGAAGATCGAGAAGAAGAAAATTTACGGTCATCTGCATATCTTGGATGAACGGGAGCAAGAAGTGATTAAAAGCAGGTTCGGGTTGAGCGGGGAGGATGAGAAAACGCAACGGGAGATCGCGAAAGAGCTGGGGATCTCACGCTCGTATGTGTCACGGATTGAGAAGCGGGCACTCATCAAGCTGTTTCACGAGTTTTACCGGGTAAAGAGTGGTCAGTAG